One window of Candidatus Bealeia paramacronuclearis genomic DNA carries:
- a CDS encoding NAD(P)/FAD-dependent oxidoreductase produces the protein MKKFNYFIFSTLLLSSAVTYAAPPEGDLDVAIIGGGFSGLSAAIKIKKDTKNFVIFEGRDRLGGRAWTQIINEKPFDCGAEYVDKKEQNEMWQLIKRYGVKTTDVRLQDEIKFLVGGEAKALSEMKSAIDSLEEKLHSKLKSIRNEDYSELKNGEYISTNLFQALDLNENEKGILNALIQDESGINGDEAPLTSISAWAEKLKEYKSITTAKKWFNPLLSLYHEQSRIEGGTKTLVQEMAKEIGQDDHIVTGNPLKQIVWQSDEKLFNMTFQDNSTRRAKSVLMTIPFSVLSENTILEDTSLGITNEMRKYIDSMVYGTNSKVIVPVSTPLKLTYGIDLNGPTAWANANQDMHILLGGTPGKNVTQESASIHIGRFLTATGKIMPQGQQATVINWSQDPFSKGSYRAWKSGVTFSEFDHPSPLDKNLNAFSTSLFEKKIPLIFAGEHMVYRGGGTMNSAVKTGFATADLMSQFLKKK, from the coding sequence ATGAAAAAATTTAATTATTTTATATTTTCAACTCTTCTTCTTTCCTCGGCTGTTACATACGCAGCTCCTCCGGAAGGGGATTTGGATGTTGCGATTATTGGCGGTGGATTTTCCGGTTTATCCGCGGCAATCAAAATCAAAAAAGATACAAAAAATTTCGTTATTTTTGAAGGAAGGGACAGGCTGGGCGGTCGCGCTTGGACTCAAATAATCAATGAAAAACCTTTTGATTGTGGCGCTGAGTATGTTGATAAAAAAGAACAAAATGAAATGTGGCAATTGATTAAACGATATGGGGTCAAGACCACGGATGTACGTTTACAAGACGAGATTAAATTTTTGGTGGGGGGTGAGGCAAAAGCATTATCTGAAATGAAGTCCGCAATTGACTCTCTTGAGGAAAAATTACATTCAAAATTAAAATCGATTCGTAATGAAGATTATTCTGAACTTAAAAATGGAGAATATATCTCCACAAATCTTTTTCAAGCCCTTGATCTTAATGAAAATGAAAAAGGAATTTTAAATGCTCTGATTCAGGATGAAAGTGGAATTAATGGTGACGAAGCTCCTTTAACATCTATTTCCGCATGGGCTGAAAAACTCAAAGAGTATAAGTCAATCACAACTGCAAAAAAATGGTTTAATCCATTGCTGTCTTTATACCATGAACAATCTCGTATTGAGGGGGGCACGAAAACGCTTGTTCAGGAAATGGCAAAGGAGATTGGTCAAGACGATCATATCGTAACAGGCAACCCTTTAAAGCAAATCGTTTGGCAGTCAGATGAGAAGCTTTTTAATATGACATTCCAAGACAATTCTACACGACGTGCAAAATCTGTTCTCATGACAATTCCATTTTCAGTTCTTTCGGAAAATACAATTTTGGAAGATACATCTCTTGGAATCACCAACGAGATGAGAAAATACATTGATTCGATGGTCTATGGAACGAATAGCAAGGTTATCGTTCCTGTCTCAACACCCTTAAAATTAACATATGGGATCGATCTCAATGGACCCACTGCTTGGGCCAATGCAAATCAAGACATGCATATTTTATTGGGTGGCACACCTGGAAAGAATGTCACACAAGAATCTGCCTCAATTCATATCGGTCGCTTTTTAACTGCTACCGGAAAAATAATGCCGCAAGGGCAACAGGCGACAGTGATCAACTGGTCTCAAGACCCATTTTCAAAAGGAAGTTATCGAGCTTGGAAATCAGGCGTTACTTTTAGTGAGTTTGACCACCCAAGTCCATTGGATAAAAATCTGAATGCCTTTTCAACCTCACTTTTTGAGAAAAAAATTCCATTGATATTTGCTGGTGAACATATGGTTTATAGAGGTGGTGGTACCATGAATAGTGCCGTAAAAACTGGATTTGCAACTGCGGATCTTATGAGCCAATTTTTAAAGAAAAAATAA
- a CDS encoding DASS family sodium-coupled anion symporter, whose translation WFTWTVAAIVPGLVHLSLLPYVIYKIYPPHIKKSPDAVIHAQDKLKEMGDLKSEEWIMLVTFLMALLFWMFSESWGIEATTTAIFGISILLFTGVLDWKDVIKEHSAWETMLWFAPLLMMATFLTKFGMMSWFSDQMQASVSGFHWGQAFIILSLVYFYSHYGFASITARVTALYSAFLVTMIALGTPPMLAAMSLAILSNLAGTLTHFGTGSAPIFFGAGYVSVGDWWRLSFILSLLGLTVWGIVGGIWWKVLGYW comes from the coding sequence CTGGTTCACTTGGACAGTCGCTGCCATCGTTCCAGGCCTTGTGCATCTTTCACTCCTTCCTTATGTCATTTATAAAATTTATCCACCTCACATTAAAAAATCCCCAGATGCGGTAATTCACGCCCAAGACAAGCTCAAAGAAATGGGGGATCTCAAGTCTGAAGAGTGGATCATGTTGGTTACATTTTTAATGGCGCTTTTATTCTGGATGTTTTCTGAAAGCTGGGGGATTGAGGCTACAACCACGGCTATTTTTGGAATTTCCATTCTTTTGTTTACAGGCGTTCTTGATTGGAAGGATGTCATCAAAGAGCACAGCGCTTGGGAAACCATGCTTTGGTTTGCTCCCCTTTTGATGATGGCCACATTTTTAACAAAATTTGGAATGATGAGTTGGTTTTCTGATCAAATGCAGGCTTCTGTTTCAGGATTTCATTGGGGGCAAGCTTTTATCATATTATCCCTGGTTTACTTTTATTCTCACTACGGCTTTGCAAGTATTACCGCCCGCGTCACAGCTTTATACAGCGCTTTTTTAGTAACCATGATCGCACTCGGTACGCCCCCAATGCTCGCCGCCATGAGTCTTGCGATATTGTCCAATTTGGCGGGAACTCTCACTCATTTTGGGACAGGTTCTGCTCCGATATTTTTTGGAGCAGGCTATGTGAGTGTGGGGGACTGGTGGCGTCTTAGTTTTATCTTAAGCCTTCTTGGGCTCACCGTTTGGGGCATTGTGGGTGGCATTTGGTGGAAAGTTTTGGGGTATTGGTAA